TAACCATAAGCTATAAATAGTTTATCTCACGAGTCAAAAAATCTATCAAATTTTTGCGCTGATTCATAAGCGAAGTGATTTTTAACGTTGAATGAACGCAAAATTAACCGTGAGTGAATATTACATTGTTGTTATCGAATATCGAACCTACTTTTAAGCTGATAACAAACGAATAGTTTAATACACACGCAGTGTATTCGTTTTAAACATATGCACGTGATTTtgtctgtatttttttttattttattttggttattttacaatttgtccttatggacatttggtaaagtgttatatcttgttggtgaaaaaaaaaataaaaataaaaaataaatatagtggcggctacccccagcggggtgccagcttcgttttttctaagttatatcttttatgattttgtctGTATGTATtagaaatacgaaaaaatatttcagtcgGAAGTCGTTTGACTTCATGGGGGGGAACTTAATaagatatttcgattttttcttacattcttatttaaagaaatcgCAATCCCAACCtaacttttttaaatggaaccATACATTCTTTCATACACAACTcgatgcattttttaattctctacaAAAACGTATTAATCAATTTGGGTCGAGAAATGATTAgccaaaaagatattttaacttcaCTCTTGCAAAACTTATCGTATGAGAGACAAGGaaaaacataaacataaaaatactacgttttcttttcttgtccTTCAATAAAGAATCAGAAAAAGGCATTGAGTCGCCTATAAAAACATGTGTGTTTTTATTCTAAAAAGTTACATCTCTTTAagtaagaatataaaaaaataccgAAATGTAGCATCGTGGACGAAAGGCCTAAGAGATATCGGGCGAACTATAAACAATGTGGCGAGAAAGCCGAAGTGGTGACAGGCCTTACAATGTATCGTCGGTCCTTCAATCGAATAGTTTCGTGAAAAAGGCCTGCATGACCCTGGCCACGAGCGGTTGTAGAACACATGTGTGGTGGTgctaagacaaaagacaaagggatgcCAAGGgacaaagacgaattaacaatCAGTGTCAGTTGAGAAGCCAGAGTGTTAGTTGAGAAGCCAGAGAGTGTGAATCGAGAAGTCAGGCAGATAGTgttgctagtgtcacgtaaaataaaaaagaaatcgaagatgaaaataaaaaagagagaatctATTTGCTAACACCTTGTTTACACTAATGACAGTTTACTTCCGAACTCCAGCCGTGACTTTccaagactgaagctcttacaactcgactttcgatcggatccgataCTTTTTCCTTTGTCATCCCTCAATATCCTCACTATCCACGTGTTTATTAGGTTGCCACGCACGCTTTCTCGTTCATTCGGcggaaggaccgttgggatattgATGGCTCATTAGGCACTTCGCTTCGGCGATATATTGttgccgagtgccgccacatttTTATCTTCGTCATCAGCCCATCGGTTTTGAAGTGTACCGGTCGTAACACTAGCGTTATCGAGAGAGTGTGGTTCGCGtgagagagagcgttggatcTGTTACGTAAAATTGTGACTCAGATTATAAAAACAAGAAGGTTGAGTCGTAACACAActattaactttctttttattacactTTATTATGCACTTAATAGTCAGAATTGAGTATACACTGAATTGACACGTATAAATTACACTTTACTCTAACTTTATATAGATTAAGTAGGCGATTGATCTAAGGGTAGAAACCCCGTAAAGAGATATTGACTGTtcgaaagatggaaaatcaATAAAGTTTAGTCACGATGTTGTGGGGGAGGAAAGCTAGTGATGGGTGGGTCGAAGGACACGAGAAGAGCTGATTTGTTAAGGACAAGTTTTCATCAGGAgagtgagggaaatagacttCGCTGTCAATTGGCTAGTTTTCTAGGTTGGTGAGTGAGGAAGGGTGCTAACGGAAAATACCGTACGTGAGAAAAACTAACTTTTTCGTATCTTCTCGTAGTAAGCAAAGATGTGAAGAACATAAAAGACGCTTGTTTGGTCCGAAGGACCTTAACCATGAAAATGCCAAGATTTATGGTAAGTCCTTAAGAATATTGAGAGTACGCAATATCTGATTGCCATCTTACACTCGGTGTGTGGCCTGTTCTCTGATATGGATTGGGATGTGGATTGAGATGTGGTTGATGTTATAGATCCGTGGTaacgagagttgcaaattaactatctagttgtcttaattataatatgataaaCAACCATTGCTTCCTGCttaattcatttattgtaaataaactaattgtagtAAAGATCCTACAGAAATATCTTATTAAGTTTACCCCACAAAATCAAACGACTTGCaactgaaacattttttcgtatttctgATACTATGTTTTTTTAGATTAATAATCACCTGCATATGTACTCGTAGAGTAATAATCACATGTATACATTTAAAACGAATATACTCTATATCTGATACAGGTAAACCTTAACAATTTTACAAGGATTTTGGTATCTGTAACAGAATTGCGAGTTGATACTTGCTAAGCGATAGTTGATCTTTGATCTGAATATCACTCGCTCCCTTCCATACGCCAATGATGTGCCTTCTTCTGATACGGGTTCAGCGTTATCTGAACTTACACGGGTATTCACCTTTCTGGAAAGGTCGCGGTATTCCTCCAGGTCATAGACTTTGGCAACTTGCACCATTACATGTGTTTTCCAATAATCGTTCAGAAATTCCGAGTTTATAACACGTCTCAGGTTATTGAGTGCgaataaattagaattgaaaacttctttaaaaatttaagatttCAACTAAAAAATGGCCTTCTTTACGTTCGTGCTATAGTTTATACTAACGAAGATTCCGCGTAATCCTTTAGTGTGTTCCGAACGGAACATTTTTGTTCAAAAACGATCTAACTAAAGGGAGAGTATGAATTGACCGATCGGAATATCGTgcgttgtttaaaaaattgcgaATCTATTATACTGCGTGTTCATTTATCCAATTAAGATACGAGCTAACTCGCGTGTACACCGATGGATATACGACATTCGCGCAATTCATTGACCAAGAGACGATTCCATGAAGTTTTCCATTCACCGTTAAAGGACCACCGGAATCACCCTAGAAGAACAcgttcaatttttgttttcattataaatagaGTAATTAGACTGCGAATGTTCATGGAaacttctatttctttaattagaGAAGTAGAACTTAAGGAGAATGTAAAATGCGGCACTTTCGACCAATTTTATGtatctttgcatattatgtacgttctatacatttttgcaattttaaacTCACTGTAAATGCATGAACATCCGCAGTATAAATGTATAAGAATATGTAATTAGAAGATTAGTTATTAAATCGATAGTTGGAATATTTACATCGCAATGTCCTTTCACAGTGGTATTATCGTACGCACAGAGCTGTGTGTTGTGAATAACGTTCTTATACATTTGGTTGCAGTAATTTTGGTCAGCTACTTTGATATCCACCCAGTGCAAAAGCTTTGTCATTTCTCCTTCGTACTATAAATTatagttaaaaattataaatattgcagttaccgttaataaaattcatcgtcatatcgattaaaattacCGTGAGTGTACCAAATCCAGAAACTATAGCTGGATCGTTAGTTTTGGCGATTTCTCCGGGGGAGGGCATGGGCACGAAAGATACTAAAATAGACTTGACGAAAGGTTCTTTCACCTGTACGAAATTCcttctaattaatttaatcgtaaCTCGAATTTCTATACTTATTTCGAGTTTAAAGAATTTGCACATATGTACAtgtcataataaaattacatgcCTTGAGTAGAGCAATGTCGTTCGCATAGGCATCTGTagcattataattttcatgaacATAAGCGGTCTCGATCTGATGTTTCGAAGTTGGCATTTGTAGATCAACTACACCAGCAACAACTACCACTAATTCCACCGGTAGCCTGTAGTCAAATCGTATTTTAATCGagaattctttattatttacctGTATGAAGATTTCGTTGTTTACTagacgattaagtaataacaaatagttgatttatttatgataatccgtcgatatcgatcgagttgaaaagagaaataaatttgttgtttctttcttaCGCTGTGACACAATGAGCagcagttataacgtaatgttcGTTGAGAATAGATCCGCCACAGAAgtgaaacataatttttgcTACTTGCAGCGATACCTGATTACAATTGAAATCATTTTAcagattttcttgaaataatttgtcttgaataatttcataaaatatatcttataggaaaatagaaatagtTCGAATATACCTGGTAAGGAATTTCACCTGGTTTCGCTATCTTTCCGTTTATGATTCTTGCCGTGGGTCCAGCTGTgataatagcaataataattagcataaaattatatcatcctattgaaaaataatacagtACAAAATTCCATggttataaatataactttgtGAACTTACAAAAggattataattattgaaaagaataatagagaattctgtacaattttaagaaaaggatagtgaaattatttataaaacattaaagtATAGTAGTAAATATTAACTATGGAACATATTGTACGACTATATTTACTATTTGTCCATGGTTATTCCATggttataaatataactgtGTGAACTTACAAAaggattataattattaaaaagaatgatAGAGAATTCTGTACAATTCTAAAATAAGGAtagtgaaattatttataaaacattaaagtATAGTAGTAAGTATTAACTATGGAAGATATTGTACGACTATATTTACCATTTGTTAAAGCGATCAAAGGTAAAAGCAAAAGTGTACTGAATTTCGCCATCTTGCCCTCTCAACAATGTTACTCCAATATGCCttccatttatatatatgtatactgaTTTTAAGATtagataaatttacaataatcaTTGATAGCAGAtatgttattatttgtatgaatTATTCCTTCAAAAGAAATTAGATAATGTTAGATTAGAAGTTAGATAGACATAATATAGATAACACATCAACgtactataataataacaataatataatataaatatagattataatattatgtaatacatataatgataacaatatatataacaacgtataatataacgtatgtatatattgtatcgaCAAATAACAACACCtgttggttttacaattttcgaGTCGCGTAATCTTCATCACAGAGCATACTGACAATCGAAAAAATATCTGTGACGCAAGACAAATTTCCGTGTATAAAATCTTTTCCTTGCTTTGTATTCGAGAGACGTGTTAAATCGCACGTATgtagaaaaggaaaagcagGAAGAGGCAGTAAAACAGCACTACTATGTAGcaatcatttttctctttcgttgaaacgaagaagaaacgcTTATCGTCGATTTTTGAGTTTTCATGGCTGAATTGCTTAGCAGATACGCGTCTCtaagtatatatacacacaaaTCGCGTCTTGTGAAAAAGTATTTCGACGCTTCTCATCTAGTTTCGCCGGGAATTTTATGCTCCATTGATAACGTTTGAAGAGATTGGTGCAGAGgatatggaaatttatattctgattTAGAACTTATTTCTACTTTctacttatttaaatttttcttccacgttACGTAGTTTGCATAGATATTACTTTTCtgaaacgtaaaaatttgTTGGTGTTTTATCAGAAACCATTTTTCCAGAAGCTCATATAGAAGAGAAAGTATCTAATACTGGAGCTACTGACCTAATTTTTCTCTAAAGGCTTGGAAgtagaacaatattttttttaataaaaattactggATTTATGTAATCATTTTATTCTACAAAAGAGCTGTCGCAATATTATCCTTCTTTCATaccaaataaattttgtttgggaatttcaatttccataGTTGCAAGCATACTCAAAGTGAAAATTGCTAACAGGATTGAAATGAAATGACGagaataaatatcatatttccGTCTGAATAGAAGCGACATTAATTTTCCCAGCTGCGATATTAAGTCTGTTGAAAATGCGTACATATTTTTAACAGtgataacaaatttttaacttgtCGAATTGACAGGTTATTCTAGCGttaacgtattaacgtgtaaggttCTAAGATACAAGTTACCGTATTCTCAGATCCTCGATGAAATGACTTGCAGCGTTCACGAGGTATTGAAACACATCTGGCAAAGTTTTACAGAAATATAACTCAGACGTGCAGCCTTGACAAAGAGTATTAACGTGTTCTCAAATCCTTCGTGAAACTAGCTACGATATTCGCGAAGCGTCGGAACACTTTTACGGAAGAGTACGGATTACGAAAGTTTAACTCGAACCCAACTCAGACATGATGTACGAAGTGCGTTAGAATGCTGaaacaattttaacaaaacCAACTGTGTAATTTGCAATgtgttaaaattgttttttttggTAGAGTAGAAATTAGGTCTGAGAGCTTCGAACGTATTTATAGTTAGAATGTTTATCGATGTTCTTTGCCAATTCGTACGAAGAGAATTGAGGAGATCGAACGAAACATAAAATCCATATTAACATAGAAGAAgtaacttttttattaaaataatattatacttctatgttaattttatataaaaattgtcagaggagaattgaaaataatttatatccaGTATGATAACACATCGttgcatatattttaattgcttttatTACTTCTAGTTTAGTGAATATGCAGATTTCGTgcattgtaatatataaatccaATCGTACAGCCGTAATCATCTTTCAGACGCAGCAAATTGCTAGAGCGTTAACTCAGGAATGATATGTCGAGCATTATTGGATTTTCAGCTGTGAGGAAATTAACAGTAATCCTGCAGCaccattgaaataataatttaaatgcatatgataaaattcatcaaatttaATGCAGTAACGAAGTAACTTTTGACAATAAATTCTCCgtcttttatcaaaattggTAATGAAATGTCGTCCAATATCAATCGatcgtaatattttctttaaattcataCATGAGGTTATTAGCAATATGAAGGTATCGAAGTAAACTTCTTAAACGTTTCTTTACGAGGTAGAAGTTTTTACGTCGGAACACGTTTCTCTACctttttccttcatttttccTCGAGGCTTGCAGTCGTTAAAAAATGAAGggaggaaataaattattggcGCGAGTGCGACACTCTCGGCTTCGTTTAATCGATTACGTGCTCCGtcggaaaattattatatcaccGATTACGCCATTTGATTGTGCGAAAGGGGGAAAAACGTGAGAACATAGACAATTGAAGATcacagaagaaaaatatcgtttgttAGGCTTCGCGTTTAATCTGTCGAATGTGCCGAATGAGTTCATAATGGATCATTTTGATTGTGTCATATTGAAACGAagaacaatatttttgaaaatttcgcaTCTCGTTCATTTCTTCAGTGTCTGTTTTCgtatagttttatataatttaatcgtaTCAATTTTCTAACATTTGTCTGTGCGATAATTATTTACGGATTAATTAATGTATCGTTGTATACGTATCATTTTAAAACTAAGAATTTtcctataaattttctttcatattaaaattcccTTGACGTTCAAATCAGAAAatcaaaagaatttttcttttttcatcctcctatgagaaacaaaaaatgtgaCTTATCGTCTTTGTTTCCTCcatgattaaaattttcgttTGCAAAATTCGGTTTTCATAGAgggaatatgaaaaaaaaagaattcaaaGGAAGGAATTAGGTAACAGTACATTGACATTGATTTAAATACCGCAGGTTACGccaagagagacagagaactCGTCGAGGAACATTTATCGTGGTAGCTTCGAAACGTCGATTTCTAGCGATAAAGAGTGAATAAAGCAGGTGAAATAGAATCGTGGAACGCTGTAAAATTGCGTGTGTCATTCGCTCGATCGAAATCGAACGGGCAATGTCGAGGTCTGCGGAGTTCGATGACGATTGAACGATTTCAAACGCTTAGGGCGATTCGGCGTTACGCACATAACCGTCGAGAAGGGTTGGCATCGATCTTCCTTGAATACCCagttttcgtttatttcagactttacgaagaaatttgtaatatacatagaaatttaGTTAAAAGACAGTCAGAAGAAAATAGCGAAgagcaaagtaaaatttatctttgctCTATTGGCAGTTTCTTTCGTATTAGCTgcaattatagaaataatagattctgtaaatttattttgtagtCTGGATAACGAAATTCATCGAATAATTacaaatcttttatatttgagAGGCACGTTCTTTCTGTAGTTTTAAAACAAAGCACGTTCTTAGCTTTTAATCTATCCGCGGAAAATTTTACTGTTTCTGActtataatttcattcgtatttcgtttatattctttttgaaCTTTTCTAAATACCTGTCGTAAACAGACGACAAAAGTACAAATAAAAACGAGGCAAAAATATCGTGAGGTAtgtttattctaattttttgcATTTGGAAAGAACGATCTATGAAAATGTATCTGtacttaaaaaaataagaataattttcttaataatttacggttaattatgttaaataatacaGTTAAAATTAGCTAACAAGTTTATTCAAGTAGCATGCgaatttcttttatgtatACTTCTAAATACAACATTACTGAATCGTTATCAGTGTTCAAACAAAAAGTATCACAAATGGAAACATTTCTTTTCCATTCAATCAAACGTTTAGCTCGTACAAAATACGAGAAACGGATATGTCGACACGGTACCGATCAGTCGTGTTCTGAAAAACGCGGAAAACGTTTTAATTGTAAAGGAAAACATTTTACATTGGCGCGAATGAAACGTGAAGTGACATACAGGCGCGTGAGGGACATCGGCTTTCGCAATGGAACGATTCCATTTGTCTACCTCTGGAACACGAATCCGTAGAGTTGCTCTGTTCCTTCATCACGCGCCAGTGACAGCTTGATATCTCACGTGAACTGGATGCTTATGTATACTGTCGCACGAGTTATTGATTTCGCATTTTTCGCTGTTTGATGCCTCGCTTTTGAAAGATTGATAGATAAAACGCATCACGGCTATGcgaattttttcttcgtttccaaTCGACGAAGAAGACCGAAACCGATACAGACGTGTAGTATCGAGTTAAAGTTTTAGATTATTCGctgaaagaaaatgttttattgatTGGTGTGCATGTTGAatcttaataaaatgtttgtcctgtagctaATTCGCAATTATAttaaggaagaaaattatgatattataaatggttattgttagaatttaatcttgaagttaagattaataatctgtggaagacacaatgtttgtgttgaaataatattcagtgatgtttattaaacagaacctgatgtatataagcgagtgatatgattaacaacgtatgcatgaattgttgattgttggccagttgctctcagactagacttaggtactgacccatgatcccttaaatattttgaactccactctctatacagtaatgagtatgacctgtgtaagtgtcctgttcaaatgcctgtgtgggtgccTGTGTAAGGATACTTATGCCTGTGCGTGAAATATCCTTGTATTCCAACAGTTATAATTGTTGTAACAGAAAGAcaacattttgaaaatttgttcttaATTCCCtcctctctcctttttttttaattttacgatgCGCTGTgccatgaaataaaatatttcttttgtcataaaatttcgtattatGTGCAATCTAAAAGTTTCCCAATTTAAAAAGGTACGAACGGGAATAGAAATGGTGAAGTAACAAAAAAGCCAAAGAATTTGTAGATCATTCGTTTGAGTTAGCAAGAATGGACAGTTCTCCAGTTCTTACGTAGAGCGTAACCGGAAGTGCATCACGAAGTTAGGGAACTTTACATCAATTACCCCCATCCCTATAACATAAGTTAGCGTCAGCTCGTGAAGTCATTAAACCTATACATTCCGCGCGGCTAAATCTCCCTTATCGCGTCCTTCTATTGCTCGACTAAATGAGATATTTCAATGTGGTCGAGCGTCAGACAAGTGAATTCCAGCTGCTTTTTCGCTCCTTTGCTCTCCTTAACTATTAGCCATAATGATGCGTATTTAAAAACTCGAATATTATAGGATTCAAAAGTTGTGGgtgaaattttttctttccagtTTCAAGAGAATTTCTCATTTAATTAGTTAACAAAACCTACTTATTTTCAAGGTCCGTacttttgaatatattttttacgatgtatttttattgggtaaatctattaattattttacgagTTAATATCATgttaatgtatgtatgtaattgtaattaataatatatagtattttcGACACAGGTGACAATGTGTTCGTTTAAAATGATTAATGTacgttttgaaaaatatttttattctcttcgaACTTGATCTTTTTATGTGAATAACGTATCGTAACGTAGTGGAAATGTCACGAAAGgaagtttaaatattttgatattgctatatgatgttatatgaTACTATGAAAATATCTTCAAATCTTTTTCGTATAAGTATAGGACTCTTTTagtatttgttttaatatactttaaatatataatcgaattatacgtacgaagaaaatttcaaattttaaatactttctgATATAACTTTGTTTgagaaagatttttaattctttaaattgcATCTTCTGTTAATACCGTTTTTTCAAGAGAAATCTAAAAGCAGGAGGAAATACAGAAGGAGATATACGTTTcgtgatttatattttatcacgaAGAAAGGTCTGTTTAAACTTGACGTACAAATAATTGAAGGTAGAGATGAATATTGGAAAAATGGTAATCGTGGTCTGTCCGCTGTCCCGACGTATTACATACTTTTTCTCTCATTCTAATTCCACGCAGAGTACTTTTCGTCTCTCCAGTTTTAATCTTTCGTCTCACGTTCTCCTCGAAATTCCGATCGGAAGATTGAATCAGCTAACATGCCACTCCGTTTTTCCAACCTCCGTTCTTAATTCCCTGGACTTTCTCCTTTTGTCTGTCGCTGAACGGATAATACACGTCGCGTCATTATTTCATTCACGAAagtggaatttatatttcgcGAAATTACAGCTCTACTTTCGGTTATAAATTGTCACTTCTCCCCTTTCGCGAGAGAGCGACCCGTtcgaaatgtacaaaaattccTCGAAATTCGCGGATTGCATGTTTTTGCTCGCAAATATCCAACGTGACATTTTGATTATATGGAAAACATGCATATTCGTGAGATTAATAGCTGTAACGACGAACGAAAACGAGTCCATGTATTTATAATCATTATCGTGTTTTTTCGAGTCATTAATTTTTGCGCTTTTAAATCTAACATAACTACTGTATAAAaatcttaaattatttaaactgaAAGGTTAGATCAATAGATTATGCGACAAGCAAAGAAACTTTTCTTCGAATAAAGTAGTCTCAATAAAAATAGTGGaaataaggaaaattaaagcgagtaacgaaagaatgaaacatttttctttcgaaaaatgGTCTAAGAATTTTGCACAGATTTGCATACTTCGAGAATGAATCATTCTTCATTCATCAGCtcaacgaataatatataattattgcattcaagtataatgtatttataatcGTGCAATTAGCTACTCCACaatttatctttcaatttatgaaaatacataatttataaaataagggTACAAAAGAGTACACTATTCattcttattaaaaaaaaattaatctcaatttacatatta
This Bombus pascuorum chromosome 1, iyBomPasc1.1, whole genome shotgun sequence DNA region includes the following protein-coding sequences:
- the LOC132908240 gene encoding chymotrypsin-2-like, with protein sequence MAKFSTLLLLPLIALTNAGPTARIINGKIAKPGEIPYQVSLQVAKIMFHFCGGSILNEHYVITAAHCVTALPVELVVVVAGVVDLQMPTSKHQIETAYVHENYNATDAYANDIALLKVKEPFVKSILVSFVPMPSPGEIAKTNDPAIVSGFGTLTYEGEMTKLLHWVDIKVADQNYCNQMYKNVIHNTQLCAYDNTTVKGHCDGDSGGPLTVNGKLHGIVSWSMNCANVVYPSVYTRVSSYLNWINEHAV